A region of Brassica oleracea var. oleracea cultivar TO1000 unplaced genomic scaffold, BOL UnpScaffold03321, whole genome shotgun sequence DNA encodes the following proteins:
- the LOC106321850 gene encoding uncharacterized protein LOC106321850, protein MSSSTDHLVATFWDWNTCSCPIESEASARTLISNIESGLGQVPHGHEYRICRNNRFLCGDITAIERSLLVDQRFDCYYAPRRNPFCGEHAHLLPDQKRLAAELGLESLLVHYADVHRDSGPWNILLITGDSSFATSMDYLYYSGYTIFLAKPSDAADSFEQHSNYAWDWTPLHTSAATQPIHVHPPSP, encoded by the exons ATCATCTTGTTGCCACGTTTTGGGACTGGAACACGTGCTCATGCCCTATTGAGTCTGAGGCCTCTGCTAGAACTCTAATCTCCAACATTGAAAGCGGTTTAGGCCAGGTTCCCCATGGCCATGAGTATCGCATCTGCAGAAATAACAGATTTCTTTGTGGGGATATAACTGCAATTGAAAGGAGCCTTCTCGTAGACCAACGTTTCGATTGTTACTATGCTCCCAGAAGAAATCCGTTTTGCGGTGAACATGCTCATCTTCTGCCTGATCAGAAAAGACTTGCCGCTGAGCTCGGTTTAGAGTCATTGTTGGTACATTATGCTGACGTTCACCGAGATTCCGGACCATGGAATATACTCTTAATTACAG GTGATTCAAGTTTTGCAACTTCAATGGATTATCTTTACTACTCCGGATACACCATTTTCTTAGCGAAGCCAAGTGATGCAGCTGATAGTTTTGAACAGCACTCCAACTATGCATGGGATTGGACACCCTTGCATACTAGTGCAGCTACTCAACCGATTCATGTTCATCCTCCGTCTCCTTAA